GACGGTCGCGCTGTCGCTCAGACTCGACGGCGACGCGGTGGCGCTGACCCACGAGGCGGGGCCGCCGCTCCGGCTCTCGGAGACCCGGATCGTCGTCGCGATCGACGGCGAGAAGCTCCGCCATCAGCCGCCGGTCCCGTTCTTCGCCGCGAGGGGCTTCCGCGGCGGACCCACGGGGGCGTTCAACCTGGCGAGCGACGGCGTCTGGTCCGTCGGCGAAACCGGATCGTTCCGGCTGGCGGGGACGAACGCGCCGCAGTTGAAACGGGGG
This portion of the Halobellus litoreus genome encodes:
- a CDS encoding type IV pilin codes for the protein MTARASASVIGVVVLLLFGVVLGGVVAAGAEVVAAATGQDGLASGETNPESAPETVALSLRLDGDAVALTHEAGPPLRLSETRIVVAIDGEKLRHQPPVPFFAARGFRGGPTGAFNLASDGVWSVGETGSFRLAGTNAPQLKRGRTVSITVYVDADRVSRVRGTVD